The genomic window GCTCTTGGCAGTAGTTTATAATAGCGATAAGGGACAGTTCATCATATCCAATGATGTGGCCCAACGCGAAGACATGACTGCAGCTATTGCGGTTCCGGCAGCTTTTACAGGCGATACCGTACATGTATGGTTAAGTTTTGTGAATACGGAACTAAAAAGAGCCGCCACTAGTGTCTACTTAGGCTCGGCAGTTATCAGCTAGCCAACGGTAATTACAATTCGGTTTCTGGCGTAGCGCTGCGCTAGGAGCCGTTGTTGATTGTTCGTTGCTCGTTCATCGTTGTTGGTTGATTTGGGGATTCGTTAATTGTTCATCGTTTATTCGGGGATTTGGAGATTCGTTAATTCGATCATTGTTGTTGGTTGATTTGGGGATTCGAGCCCTACTGCTAAGCACAAAATGGCCTCGCCTATCGCCGCCGCAGAAAGCAACACACAGCTTTCTACAAACAATCGAGCACTTACTGCCACGCAAGAAAGCAGCGTGTGTGGAGATTGAGCAAAAGCAAACGCCTTTTCTTGTGCTATGATGCTGTTGTTAGCTTAGTGCAAGGGGATTTAGGCAAGCCTTGATTTTTTGCATCGTTTTGTATCAAGACAAAATGAAGAACAATACAAATTATCCCATAAGTTCACAACTCAACTTAGGTAGTATGCACCGTATGGGAAGAGCCAGTTAATATATAACCCAAACCCATGCCCCCTCCAATTACCACCAACAAATTAAAAAAATAAAAATCATGAAAACATTACTTCAATACCTTAGCAAACCTTGGGTACCCGTACCCTTAAATTTCTGGCACATTCTAGCCCTGCTAATCATCAGCTGGCTGGCCATACCTTATGTATTTAACGCCCTGCAACTGGCCGCTGGCTTTGTAGATCTGGGTATATTGCACGTAGTGCTGCTCGGCTTCTGCTGTTGGTTATTGGCTGTTGCGGCAGCTTATCACCTGTTGCGCTATTTATTATTGCGTATGGGGCTGCCTGCTATCCACCAACTTATTGCCCAGTTTAAATTACTGAAACTATGGGAACAATACCTCATGTATTTGGCCTGCTATGCTTTGTTGCTCTGCTCGGCCATTGGCGCACTGATCGCGATATGTTAGTTGGTTGTTCGTTAACAGTGGATACGGGGATTTGGGGATTTGATGATTTACCCACTGCCATTGCTAAGTACGCAGACGGCCTTATTGCATTCTGTAGCAGTACGCAGTGGACCTTTTGCAGTTCCTTACCTCTATCAAGGTACAAGAAATTAGGCAGTCGAGCGATAGGGATTGGCCAGGGAAAAGACCTCCTAATTTCGCTATTGAAGGTACGCTAGTGTAATGTAAGGAAGGCAATGTAGCCTTGATTTTTTGTTAACTTTTGTATCAAGACAAAAGTCGAATAAAGCCCCTTGATGTAGCCATTTTTTTCAACGTTAGGCATGCTTTCGCTCAATCTCATTTTACTTCTTCCAAGGATACAAAAAATAAAATATCACCACCATAGCTCATGCGCCTATCCGATAGCTATCGGATTATCGGTAGTGTACTCATAAAAAAAAATAATTCAACTGACATGATTAAAACATATTTAAACTATACTGTACTGTATCTGATCGTTGCAGTCGGCACTTTTCATCCATTGAAAACCAAAAGATTTAGTAGTCCAACTACCAAATCTCCAGGTCATCAAATTAACCAACTCCTAACCATTGCACAATCGCAAGTAGGTGTAAGGGAGGCTACAGGCCATAACGATGGCGAAGAAGTAGAGCGCTATCTGCTTTATACTGGCAACATAAAAGGCGAACCTTGGTGTGCCGCCTTTGTAAGCTGGGTGTTTGGGCAGGCTGGGTATAAGCAACCCTGCACAGCCTGGAGCCCAGCTTTATTTCCCAAAGCTAAGCAAGTTGGTACAGCAAAGCCCGCTACGGTATTTGGCATTTATTTTAAAGATAAGAGGCGCATTGCCCACGCAGGCTTGGTAGAAAAACAAAAAGACCAATGGATCTACACCATAGAAGGCAATACCAATATCGCTGGTAGTAGAGAAGGGGATGGCGTGTACCGCAAGCTGCGGCATGCCAAAACCATTGCCGCTTATGCCAATTGGTTGCCAGTTAAGGAAGGAGGGAGGCCATGAAAAGGAGTTTTTTCGTTGTTCGATTTTCGTTCATCGTTGTTGCTTGGTTATTTTTATTGTTGTTAGGTTCCTGTAGCAGTAAACAACGTTGGATGCAGCGACAACAACAGACCGAAAAGGTTGAAACGCAGCAAGCACAACTTTTGGCCAGCCAAACACAGCTGGCGCACCGCTATTGGCAAAATGATAGCACCGCACTTAAAGAGCAGGTACTCATTTACCCCGATGGTGCCATACAATTTGGCCCAGATGGTTTTGTGGGTAGGGCTAAGGCAGTGGTGCTACTGCGGCAACAAGCGCAAAGGCTTCAAAGTACTGGTGTTTGTTGAGTTCCGGTTAGGAGGTGCTAGAAAACCAAGAGGAGCAGCAAGTGATTAGCCAAATGAAGCAAGGCGAAAAAGAAGTGCAAACCCAAACCCAACGTTGGCTTAGCTTGGGCGCCGGGCTAGTGTTGTTGTTAATGGTTCTGCTCTACCGGTATTGGCGTAGGCGCTGATTAGCTTTAAACGCGAAAAAGACCCGTGCGGGTCTTTTTTTATGGGGTTTGGAGGGGGTGGGTTTAAAATTTATATCTGAAAAAAAATATTAATATTAAATAGAGAGATAAAATATGACTAAATCTGATTTACTATTTCTAAGATGTCCTTTAATTTCTGTTGATAATTTATATCATTATAACTTAATGCAATTTCTTTTGCTTTAGCGCCATCTATTTCCCTTGCCATTTCATCTTTCATATAAAATTCTATGGCTTGTTTCAAATCCATAATACTATCTGGTTTAATAATAATTCCACCACCTCTTTTTACAGCATCTTTAGCCCCGCAATTTTCAGTAACAATCACTGGAACTCCATTTGACATGGCTTCAATTACTACCATTCCCCAACTATCTAAATAGGATGGTAAAACAAAGATATCGCTACGCTGATAATATTCATTTAATGCTTCGTTTGGAACATATGGAATATGTATGATATAGTTTCTCGCCTTAATCAAATTATCATAATGATCTTCATTTATCTGACCAATAAGCGTTAATTGTATCTTATTATCTGCTATCTCGTCTAAGCATTTAATTAATAGCTCAACTCCTTTTTGGTTCCTTATGGAACCAACAAAGATGATTTCAAATTTATCCGATTTCTTTTTTTGATATTTTTAACAATAGACTTATTTCCGATTGGCAAATCAAAAATTTTATTCTTTGGAATGTTATTTTTTAATAATGATTCTTTAACAAAGCTTGATATCGACAATATTTTCGAGCAAAGTTCGAGCTCTCTATGTTTAGTGCCGTCTATCTTAGATCTAATACCATCTTCCAAAAGATAATTTAGACATTCATATTCTTTGCCTAATTGCTTAAGCTCGTTATAATGTATTTGGGCTAAATCCAATAATGAAACTTTACCCATCTCTCGACATACTTCGAAACATAAGCGAGAGGAACATTCATAGCCAATAAAAATATCAAATTCCTGCCTTTTCAGCCAATTTGAGCTTAATCGATCGAAAGTTCTCTCAAAATAGTGTTGTGCAACAATTGGCTTAATAATTTTTCTTCCAAGCAAACGTATTAACTCTAGAATGGGGAATGTTTTTAACGCTACATTACTATTGATTAACAACCTTTTACCGAAAAATCTATTCGCAAAATAGTTATCTTGTTTTTTTAAAGCGAAACTTGTACAAAATGTAACTTCAATACCAAGTTGTTGCAATGCTATTAATAATTTGTAGGCATGTTGTTTACCAGGATGGGAAACGATTACTTTCATTTTAATGAAATTTCAGTATTTTTACTGCTTAAAATAGCCTGTTCAAGATAAATAATTCCCATGAGGAAAAATACGATGTTATATATATTTGTAGTGAGGGGCATATATATAAATATTAGTGAGAATGCTATTGTCATAAACCGTTTATCCATTTGCAAAAGCTTCAATGCGGTTATTATGAGTAGTAGCTTTAAAATAAGCAAAATATATCCACCTTCTAATAAGGTTCTTCCAATTTCATCATCTTGGACCCAGAAAGTTTCTGCCACTTTAGATGTTCCTTTAACAGCCACAATTGCGGGATAACTTATACCTAGACCATTACCTATTATTTTGTTGGGAAATTCATTATTAATTAAAGTATTAATGGGAGTAAGAATTCTTCCTTGTCCTTCATCTCTGTTATCTTCAAATCTTGTATCTAGATTTTCATAAGAGTTGGACACAAAGTCAATGGTATGAAGTGGGTCTCCGATACTGAGATTTATAGATATTATCAAAAATAATCCTCCGAGTATAGATATAAGTTGTTTGTAGTTATAATTTCTTAGCTGAAAGACGAAAAATGAGATTGTTAAAAAGATATTAATGATTGTAGTAGACCTAGAGCCTGTTAAAAAAGCTAGAATTAAACTCAGAGCCACTCCTATTATAGCAAAATGTTTATTTTTATCTTCTCTGTAGAAAAGTGAAAATGAAAATAACTGAACAAATAATACAAAAGCAGAAAAACCAGCTATGTAAGAAAACGTTCCTGTTACCCTAACAGCATTTCCAACCATTGCTATCTTTAATGCACTTTCTTCGTCAAATTCCTGTTCGATTACGTATTGATTAATCGCACTCTCTCTAGGCATTTGATATTGAATTATTGCTAATATAGCCTCTAGTATTATTAATACTAAAATTAGGTAGTAAAATCTATCAAACTTTATAAAATCTCTGTTTGCAATGTAGACAAATAGCCCTAACCAAAAACTAAGATGTATTATTAAGCCGCTGATAGTATGATAAATGGATGGAGATAGTGGGTTAAATGCAGCAATTACTAGATATGAAACATAGATGAAAAAAATACCAGCAATATTTTTATTGCTGAGTGTAGATCTACCTTTTATAAAAACTAAAAGATAAACTACTAGAATTTGCATAAGTGTAATAATATTATTTATTCCACCATTATTTGTTATCCATTTTCGTACGGCACCACTTAAAACTGTGAATAATAATATTCCAACTAGCAAAAACTCATTAAACTTTATTTTTTTTGATAATTTCAAAATTGTTAATTTACCAGGTTTTTAACCACGCACGATTTGCTGCTAAAAACTCACAAGGATTATATTTTAGGTTTTCAACTCGTTTTTTTCCAATGGGTATCGCAGGATTGCCCCCAACAATATCATAGGATTTGACGTCTCTAGTCACAACCGAACCAGCACCTACTACTGCACCTTTGCCAATTTTAACTCCCGGTAAAATAATTGCATTTGTTGCAATCCATACATAGTCTTGGATAATAATTGGTTTCTTTTTTTGTTGCCATAATGGATCTGATAGATCATGAGAAGCAGTTAATAAGACAGAGCCATCATTAATGCAAACAAAATTACCAATATTAATTTTATCATGTAGTGCCAATTCGACATTCCCTATAAATGTATTTTCGCCAACGGTTAAGTTATTTGTTTTTCCTCCTAACTTAATTTTTCCTATTTCTGCTGTGTTAGCTATTGTAGCACCTTTTCTTGTTAAATTATATCTGCGCCTGTTACGTAGATATAATGATTTGAGCGTCAGTAGTCTTTTTCCCCATGCTCTATAAAAGCTTTTTTGGAGGATAGAAAACTTTGCTCTGTTCTTCCACAAGTAACTTAATGTTGCCATTATTCTTTCAAACTTTCAAGGAATTGATTGGTTATTGAGGATAAATTATTGTGATTAATAGATCTGATTATGATGTCATTCAAACTAAGCTGGTCATCCCATTTTATTATATTTTTGTTCTCTAGCAATGCAAAATCTAAAGCAACACTCGGTATCCATTTTCTACTTACACATAAAACAGGCAATGCATGCTCAAGCATAGCCGCAACTGATCCACTTTTGTCTGATAAATAATATGGGGTCGTCGATATACCTAAATCTGAAGCTGTAAATAATTTTGAAATAACACTGTCAGGCTGTATACCCAAAACATCATAATGTATTTTCTGCTGATTCATTTCTTTTTCCCACGATTCCAGATAAGAACCGTTTCTCCCAACAAAAGTAAATTTTAAAAATAAGTTTTGTTTTTTTATTTCCGATTTTATCCATTTCAGGAAAAGTCTTATTGGAGCTCCATGATGTATTCCAGCAAAAATTATGACTCTGAATTCTTTTTTTTGTCGCTATCTACGCTTATATATTCATTTTTTTCAATATTTCCAAACAAAGGCAATTTAGAAACATATAGTTTAGTAACTTTTTTCAGCTGATGAATGTATAGAGTGTTAGAAGTGTGAATGGCAAAAGGCTGTAATTTAAATATTAAATAATGTATGATTTTCTTTTGTAAATAACCTAATATCTTTAATCGATATGAGTCGTTTATTTCCATGCCGGCCCATAGCTCATGAAACATTATATGCCATTTCAAATCTTCAAAACTATTTAGTAAAAATAATAAGTTGATTGGCAAACCTTTATTTTGAAATGCAAATGGAACAAATTGCAAGCTAATAAATCTGGGGTTATGTAATGTCAGAAAAGATTTAATAAGTGATTTTTTTGCCGAAATGTGCAGAGTATGATGAATTCTGAGTATATTGATATCAGCGATATTTTCTTTTATATAGTTATTTTGAGACAAATATTTATCATTAAGAGCAATGATAGATATGTTATGGCCCATTTTATCGAGCTGTTTCGCAAGGGTTAATGTGTAGTCGCCAACGCCGTCGTTTCCATTTCCTAATGAACCACAAATGAATAATATTTTTTTATTACTCTCTTTCACTTATTTTTCGGAGTTATATAGATCTTTTTATACTTATAAGTATTAATGCGGCAAGATTTTTTAAATTATAATTAAATATACTTTCTAATAAATGGGAATAATAGTATTATTTTCTGAATGGTAGATTTATAATTTAAAAAACTTACATCTTTGTAGAACTCAGAATAGTAGACTAATTTTGCTTTTTTAAGGTCTCCTTCTCTTAGAAAACTATTCATCGCAGGAACAGATAAACGGTTTAGAAAGTTTATTTTGTATTTTTTATTATTTTCACTAACCGCAATATCTTTTAACCATAAGAATAAATTGTGAATAGAAAGACCGCTAGATGTTGCGGATTGAAAATGAATTCTATATTTAATTAGATAGGCATTATGGAAATAAAAAGAAGCCTGATGATTGTTCCAAACTCTTAGGAAGAATTCAATCTCTGGTGTGTTCAGATTTTCTCTAAACATCTCCTTTTTTAAAAAAAAGTTTTAATGGCTGATGTAGAGATAGGGATAGCGTTTTGCCAAATGTTTTTTTCAGGATCTAACAAAATTCCTTCATTTAAATCGCCTCTATTAAATTTTTCATTGTTTGAATAGGAATTCTCCAGCACTTCTCCTTTATCATCTATTAATAAGTGGTTAGAGAATATGATGTCAGCGTTCGATCTTGCGATTAGATCTAAATAGGTGCTCAAAGCTCCTTCTACAAATAAATCGTCATCACCTAAAATTATGCAATATTCTCCTTTAGCCAAGTTTACGCAATTGTTCCAATTACCAGCTAAGCCTAAATTTTTGGAAGTTAGGTTGTAAGTTATGTTTTCAAAGCTTGCTTCAAGTGCTTTTCCGTATTCCTCCGTTTTTTTACAAAACTGGCCATCTTTAAATCGGTCTTGAGCTATAATTAACTCGATAGTCGAGGTGGAGTATCCATGTTGTGAAAAAATATCTTCAACTAACTCTGTTAGATAGTTAAATCTATTGTAAGTTGGAATACAAATGCTAAGCAAATAGTTTGTAATTTTCATATATACAAATTAGAACTTTAACACTATTGTTGAAGTTGCTATAAAAAACTTAGGAGCTGAGTGTCCTAAATAAAATTTGGAATCCCTATTTAATTCGGTTTTCTAGTTCCAATTATAAGATCGCTAATAATGATATTGAGAAAGTGACAAATTCGTATCTGGAGTTTTGGCGAAATATTTTTGGACTATTAAGGTATCATTTATTTAACTTTTTAAATGCTCTTAATCATCCAAGTTAGACAAATTTTTAAGAAGCTAAAAGCACATCATTTCAAAATGTATTTATCAAATAGACGTAAAAAAAATGTTAATAACATAGGAGGACTAATAATTTTTTGTTTCCGATTATATCTGTTCCAGCTTATATCCCAAATATCATCTAACCAAAAATAAATACTTCCTTTGTTACAAATGTCTTCAGCTACTATTGTATTATGCCAGGTCTCGATACTATCTTTTATATCTAAAAGAGAGAATCCTTCATGAGCTAACCATTCAGTAGGCGTTTGAGAAATCACGGGTTTGATTAATAAGTGGTTTGGGGCTCTATATCTTCGTCTACGCCTATACCAAGGATTTGAATTATTGATGTTTTCTTTTACACTATAGAATCTAAATTTTGCTCGCTGTATACTTGGGCGCAAGTACGCAGTATGTAGGAAGATAATTTCATTTAGATATATTTTTTCAGAGTTTTCGTGAATTGGAACTCTAATACTATGAATTTTCGTTGCGGTGTGTATTAAATTTTCATCATCCACTATTCCTAGTGGCCATTTGTTATCTATATATCTTACACAATCAGTTGCATTTAGGTATAAATCAGGCTTTTCGAAATATAAAACTGTTCCTTTTTTTGCACTCGTTATTAATTTCCATTCCAAAGATACTATTCCATTAGCGCTAATAAATTCGTCAGCATCTAGCGTAATTAGTATACGCTTATAGTCGGGAAATAGTTCTCTTGCTTTGTTTATTAGAATATTTTGTCGGTAAGCTTCGTCGTAATCAGAATTGTTGTTTTCTAAGAGAATAACTTTTTCAAATTTTTTTGCGATAGCTTTGCTACCGTCGTTAGACATTTGATCTAATATAATGATGTGGTCTGCAAATTTCGAAGTAATTGATAGAAAATGAGCGAGTATCCAAGCCTCATTTTTAATGGGAGTTAATACGATTATCTTAGATTTCATTTTTAGCTAATAAATAAATATTTAGTGGAACTCCAAAAAATATCCAACATATGTTAACTATTGCACTTTTAATCTTAAAACTTCTGATATTCTTCAACATGTGTATAGTATGAAATTCCCATTGTGAAATAGAAAAATTTAATAGATTCCCACGTCCTTTCTTTATATGCTTTTTCGTGAATTTTATATAATTTCTAGATTTTTTATAAATTGATGTTATGCTTTTAAAAAAAGAAACTGTTCGTACAGGGTGTACAACAATGGCATAGTTTAAGAAAACTATTTTAGTATGTTCTTTTAGACGAAGAAATATATCTTGATCTTCTTGTGCTGCAATATGAAAGCTATCGTCAAATCCTTCTATAAGAAAAAAGAGCTCTTTGTTAATCGCGACATTAGCAGTCCAGAAACAGTTGCCATTAGTATTTATTGGGCATTCAGCAAGATCTTTTTTTAGAAGGTCCCAGTCATCAGGTATAATGGCACCTTCAAACGCCTTCACATTATGATTGCTGTTAATACCTTTGTGATAGTTGGCTAAAAAATCAGTTGACGGTAACACATCATCATCTAAAAAAACAAGCCAATCTCCATTCGCATATCGTGCTCCATTATTTCTATTAGCGGCCGGGCCTTTTTTAGGGCCAGAAATCCATTTTACCCAATTATAATCAGTTTCAACAAGTTCTTTAGCTATATTCTCTTTACTATCGTCACTAACAATAATTTCATAGTTATCTATTGCGAAATTTTGGATGCTGGGATGTAATGCATCTAGACACTTTTTAAGTAAATCGTTACGATTACAAGTTGGAATTATTACAGATAATAACATTTTCTAACTTAACTTTTTGATGAATTTTGCTGGGTTACCCGCCCAAATTTCGTTTTCAGGAACATTTCTAGTTACAACACTTCCTGCACCAATAATGGAATTGTTACCTATTGTTACTCCAGGCAAAATGCAGCAGTTCATTGCTATCCATACATTATTTCCGATGGTTACTGGTTTCGAATAATTTTTATCTTTCGAAACGTCTCGAGGACGGTTTAGAGAGTTAGGAACATGATTGTAGGAAGATATTCCACAATTGCTAGATATTAAGCAGTTTTCTCCTATTTTTACGCCAAATGTGGCATAAATCGTCGTGTAAGATGATATGCTGCTGTTGTTGCCTATTTCAAACTCTTGTGGTACTAGAATATGAACTGATCTGTCTAATCTGACATTAATGCCGCAGTATTTCATTTTATCTATCAATCGTCTATGCTTTTCGTTTTCTAAAA from Pedobacter sp. SL55 includes these protein-coding regions:
- a CDS encoding acyltransferase; amino-acid sequence: MKQLFFKIIFKITSILENEKHRRLIDKMKYCGINVRLDRSVHILVPQEFEIGNNSSISSYTTIYATFGVKIGENCLISSNCGISSYNHVPNSLNRPRDVSKDKNYSKPVTIGNNVWIAMNCCILPGVTIGNNSIIGAGSVVTRNVPENEIWAGNPAKFIKKLS
- a CDS encoding glycosyltransferase family 2 protein — translated: MKSKIIVLTPIKNEAWILAHFLSITSKFADHIIILDQMSNDGSKAIAKKFEKVILLENNNSDYDEAYRQNILINKARELFPDYKRILITLDADEFISANGIVSLEWKLITSAKKGTVLYFEKPDLYLNATDCVRYIDNKWPLGIVDDENLIHTATKIHSIRVPIHENSEKIYLNEIIFLHTAYLRPSIQRAKFRFYSVKENINNSNPWYRRRRRYRAPNHLLIKPVISQTPTEWLAHEGFSLLDIKDSIETWHNTIVAEDICNKGSIYFWLDDIWDISWNRYNRKQKIISPPMLLTFFLRLFDKYILK
- a CDS encoding peptidoglycan-binding protein, which gives rise to MIKTYLNYTVLYLIVAVGTFHPLKTKRFSSPTTKSPGHQINQLLTIAQSQVGVREATGHNDGEEVERYLLYTGNIKGEPWCAAFVSWVFGQAGYKQPCTAWSPALFPKAKQVGTAKPATVFGIYFKDKRRIAHAGLVEKQKDQWIYTIEGNTNIAGSREGDGVYRKLRHAKTIAAYANWLPVKEGGRP
- a CDS encoding acyltransferase — translated: MATLSYLWKNRAKFSILQKSFYRAWGKRLLTLKSLYLRNRRRYNLTRKGATIANTAEIGKIKLGGKTNNLTVGENTFIGNVELALHDKINIGNFVCINDGSVLLTASHDLSDPLWQQKKKPIIIQDYVWIATNAIILPGVKIGKGAVVGAGSVVTRDVKSYDIVGGNPAIPIGKKRVENLKYNPCEFLAANRAWLKTW
- a CDS encoding glycosyltransferase family 2 protein produces the protein MKITNYLLSICIPTYNRFNYLTELVEDIFSQHGYSTSTIELIIAQDRFKDGQFCKKTEEYGKALEASFENITYNLTSKNLGLAGNWNNCVNLAKGEYCIILGDDDLFVEGALSTYLDLIARSNADIIFSNHLLIDDKGEVLENSYSNNEKFNRGDLNEGILLDPEKNIWQNAIPISTSAIKTFF
- a CDS encoding glycosyltransferase; this translates as MIFVGSIRNQKGVELLIKCLDEIADNKIQLTLIGQINEDHYDNLIKARNYIIHIPYVPNEALNEYYQRSDIFVLPSYLDSWGMVVIEAMSNGVPVIVTENCGAKDAVKRGGGIIIKPDSIMDLKQAIEFYMKDEMAREIDGAKAKEIALSYNDINYQQKLKDILEIVNQI
- a CDS encoding glycosyltransferase family 2 protein translates to MLLSVIIPTCNRNDLLKKCLDALHPSIQNFAIDNYEIIVSDDSKENIAKELVETDYNWVKWISGPKKGPAANRNNGARYANGDWLVFLDDDVLPSTDFLANYHKGINSNHNVKAFEGAIIPDDWDLLKKDLAECPINTNGNCFWTANVAINKELFFLIEGFDDSFHIAAQEDQDIFLRLKEHTKIVFLNYAIVVHPVRTVSFFKSITSIYKKSRNYIKFTKKHIKKGRGNLLNFSISQWEFHTIHMLKNIRSFKIKSAIVNICWIFFGVPLNIYLLAKNEI